One Pseudomonas entomophila genomic window carries:
- a CDS encoding diiron oxygenase, whose translation MNAHEYRSFAEVWEERATIRTRPRRLVEDDQRLIYPLSRQPLVLGATFQRECPQLRDFVLVQSLYKFINDVVIFETEIVDRTARRIAKDRFAVRFPFACRYDAMTVVVDEDYHALVAMDFLQQTVALTGIEPIALPQEIELSRAIPAALAQVPEGLRDAVELICVGIAENTLTDDVAAFARDDSVKPSVKGLMADHLLDEGRHSSFWARLTRIYWQAAAEADRQAIAEVLPVFLRQYLTNDIQQAFDRALIAALPVTETLRQALREEAQGLAYPINHQHPLLGNILRFFRASSMLESACVQQALRDYLP comes from the coding sequence ATGAACGCCCATGAATACCGCTCCTTCGCCGAGGTCTGGGAAGAGCGCGCCACCATCCGCACCCGGCCCCGGCGCCTGGTCGAGGACGACCAGCGGCTGATCTACCCGCTCAGCCGCCAACCCCTGGTGCTGGGTGCCACCTTCCAGCGCGAGTGCCCGCAGTTGCGCGACTTCGTATTGGTGCAGAGCCTCTACAAGTTCATCAACGACGTGGTGATCTTCGAGACCGAGATCGTCGACCGTACCGCACGGCGCATCGCCAAGGACCGCTTCGCCGTGCGCTTCCCGTTCGCCTGCCGCTACGACGCCATGACCGTGGTGGTGGACGAGGACTACCACGCCCTGGTGGCCATGGACTTCCTGCAGCAGACCGTCGCCCTGACCGGTATCGAACCGATCGCCCTGCCCCAGGAGATCGAGCTCAGCCGGGCCATCCCGGCGGCCCTGGCGCAGGTACCCGAGGGCCTGCGCGATGCCGTGGAGCTGATCTGCGTGGGCATTGCCGAGAACACCCTGACCGACGATGTGGCGGCGTTCGCCCGCGACGACTCGGTCAAGCCCTCGGTGAAAGGCCTGATGGCCGACCACCTGCTCGATGAGGGCCGTCACTCGAGCTTCTGGGCACGCCTGACGCGGATCTACTGGCAGGCGGCAGCCGAAGCCGACCGCCAGGCGATCGCCGAGGTGCTGCCGGTGTTCCTGCGCCAGTACCTGACCAACGACATCCAACAAGCCTTCGACCGTGCCCTTATCGCCGCACTGCCGGTGACCGAGACGCTGCGCCAGGCCTTGCGCGAAGAAGCTCAAGGGCTGGCCTACCCGATCAACCACCAACATCCGTTGCTGGGCAACATCCTGCGCTTCTTCCGTGCCAGTTCGATGCTTGAGTCGGCCTGCGTACAGCAGGCCCTGCGCGACTACCTGCCCTGA
- a CDS encoding DUF3050 domain-containing protein, protein MSTLKSTLSNKKIALSRHPLFSEIDSLDTLRRFMETHVFAVWDFMSLTKRLQQELTCVSLPWLPPADPAAARLINEIVLGEESDDRLDHGHYSHFELYLDAMREVGACTQAIERFISLQQQGVDALSALPRAGASEAAQHFVRDTLEVALEAPAHRVAAAFLHGRESVIPMMFQQILDEWGIDSEQAPTFRYYLQRHIEVDSEDHGPAAEQLLARLVDHDPVRQEDVYAAAIAAVDSRMALWDRLRASLQTPVAEVTP, encoded by the coding sequence ATGAGCACATTGAAGAGCACACTTTCCAACAAGAAGATCGCACTTTCCCGGCACCCGCTGTTTTCCGAGATCGACTCGCTCGACACGTTGCGTCGTTTCATGGAAACCCACGTTTTTGCCGTCTGGGATTTCATGTCACTGACCAAACGCCTGCAACAGGAGCTGACCTGCGTCAGCCTGCCCTGGCTGCCCCCGGCAGACCCGGCCGCTGCCCGCCTGATCAACGAGATCGTGCTGGGCGAGGAATCCGACGACCGCCTCGACCACGGTCACTACAGCCACTTCGAGCTGTACCTGGACGCCATGCGCGAGGTCGGCGCCTGCACCCAGGCGATCGAACGCTTCATCAGCCTCCAGCAACAGGGCGTCGACGCGCTGAGCGCCCTGCCCCGCGCTGGAGCCAGCGAAGCGGCCCAGCACTTCGTGCGCGACACCCTCGAAGTGGCCCTGGAAGCCCCCGCGCACCGCGTCGCCGCCGCCTTCCTGCACGGCCGTGAAAGCGTCATCCCGATGATGTTCCAGCAGATCCTCGACGAATGGGGCATCGACAGCGAGCAGGCCCCCACCTTCCGCTACTACCTGCAACGGCATATCGAGGTCGACTCCGAAGACCACGGCCCGGCCGCCGAGCAGTTGCTGGCACGCCTGGTCGATCACGACCCGGTACGCCAGGAGGACGTCTACGCCGCCGCCATCGCCGCGGTGGACAGCCGCATGGCCCTGTGGGACCGCCTGCGCGCCTCGCTGCAAACCCCTGTCGCCGAGGTCACCCCATGA
- a CDS encoding GntR family transcriptional regulator: MAEKPKLLSTVLGSEQVPPHLARSVIEERLRSAILDGRLPPGTALRQQELASLFGVSRMPVREALRQLEAQSLLQVVMHKGAVVAPLIGEDAVDTYALRVILETEALRQSIPLLDANDIAQARGYIQQLENETRHAEIGRLNRLFHMALYSKAHNQKLLRMIEIELNEEERFLRFHLSSMGLGKLTQDDHIALVDAASDKLVDDAVKLLEAHLNNAARTIRKYLDRQSTADQ; this comes from the coding sequence GTGGCTGAGAAACCCAAACTCCTGAGCACCGTGCTGGGCAGCGAGCAAGTTCCGCCGCACCTCGCCCGCAGCGTCATCGAAGAGCGCCTGCGCAGTGCCATCCTCGATGGCCGCCTGCCCCCGGGCACCGCCCTGCGCCAACAGGAGCTGGCCAGCCTCTTCGGCGTCAGCCGCATGCCGGTGCGCGAAGCCCTGCGCCAGCTCGAAGCGCAATCGCTGCTGCAGGTGGTCATGCATAAAGGCGCCGTGGTCGCGCCGCTGATCGGCGAGGACGCGGTCGACACCTACGCGCTGCGTGTCATCCTCGAGACCGAGGCCCTGCGCCAATCGATTCCCCTGCTCGATGCCAATGACATCGCCCAGGCCCGTGGTTATATCCAGCAGTTGGAAAACGAAACCCGTCACGCCGAGATCGGTCGCCTCAACCGCCTGTTCCACATGGCCCTCTACAGCAAGGCGCACAACCAGAAGCTGCTGCGCATGATCGAGATCGAGCTCAACGAAGAGGAGCGCTTCCTGCGTTTCCACCTGTCGTCGATGGGGCTGGGCAAGCTGACACAGGACGACCATATCGCCTTGGTGGATGCGGCCAGCGACAAACTGGTGGATGATGCCGTGAAGTTGCTCGAAGCCCACCTGAACAATGCCGCCCGCACCATCAGGAAGTACCTCGACCGACAGTCGACAGCCGATCAGTGA
- the lapG gene encoding cysteine protease LapG produces the protein MSAVAIPWTLNTTLRRFGLAVLLGGLLLGVTQADWDFSQISRRAQALYGPLGEGQKRIDAWQQLLATQKQGSELEQLQVVNRFFNQQLRYVEDIDLWHEVDYWATPVQSLIKGAGDCEDYAIAKYFSLRRMGIPAEKLRITYVKALRQNRAHMVLTYYSSPQAQPLVLDSLMDAIKPASQRTDLLPVYAFNGEGLWLTGAAGNKKVGDTKRLSRWQDLLKKMQAEGFPAEPVY, from the coding sequence GTGTCCGCAGTGGCGATACCTTGGACTCTCAATACGACCCTGCGCCGCTTCGGCCTCGCCGTGCTGCTCGGCGGCCTGTTGCTGGGCGTCACGCAGGCGGATTGGGACTTTTCCCAGATCAGCCGCCGTGCCCAGGCGCTCTATGGGCCGTTGGGCGAGGGCCAGAAGCGCATCGATGCCTGGCAGCAACTGCTCGCCACGCAGAAGCAGGGCAGCGAGCTGGAGCAGTTGCAGGTGGTCAATCGCTTCTTCAACCAGCAGTTGCGCTATGTCGAGGATATCGACCTGTGGCATGAGGTCGACTACTGGGCCACGCCGGTGCAGTCGCTGATCAAGGGGGCGGGGGATTGCGAGGACTATGCCATCGCCAAGTACTTCAGCCTGCGGCGCATGGGCATCCCGGCCGAGAAGCTGCGCATCACCTACGTCAAGGCCCTGCGCCAGAACCGTGCGCACATGGTCCTGACCTATTATTCAAGCCCACAGGCCCAGCCTCTGGTGCTCGACAGCCTGATGGACGCGATCAAGCCCGCCAGCCAGCGCACCGACCTGCTGCCGGTGTACGCCTTCAATGGCGAAGGCCTGTGGCTGACCGGCGCTGCTGGCAACAAGAAAGTCGGCGACACCAAGCGCCTGTCGCGTTGGCAGGATCTGCTGAAGAAAATGCAGGCCGAAGGGTTCCCGGCCGAACCGGTTTACTGA